Part of the Mauremys mutica isolate MM-2020 ecotype Southern chromosome 1, ASM2049712v1, whole genome shotgun sequence genome is shown below.
AAGAAGCAGACAAACAGCATCAGTGGTGAAAAATTATGTGAGATTCTTTTAAATGCTTATTATTCTAGAGTGTCAGTAACAAAGAAACTTTTAAACATGATTTTTGCCAGAGATTTTCCCTTAGTTCCTATACAACTCTACACTATACCTTTCAGCTGTTGTTCCTTTGTCCATCTGGGGAATTTTTTCTGGATTCCCTTAATCATATCGATAAGGATTTGTGTAGCATCAAGGAGATGATCTTCACCATTCCACTGTCCAACAATACTATGGTGATTTTTATCAACCTAAAAGAGCCAGAGGGAAAGAGGATATGTTTATGCAGTTTATTTCCCTCTCAATATTCTCTACGTATTTTAGTTGTCAAATTTTGTTTGATAAATCAGTTTTGGTCATTAATGACCTTCACTGCACTTTCTGTTGTGCCCTGAGCACAGACACCGAGGGATAGAATGTTGGACTGTGCTAATGAAAAAAACGTATCTTAAAATGCTGCTTCTTTTCCATTTCAagttgtagttgtgcatttggcTACCACTGGTCTAGTGTCTGGTGCTGCAGTATGTGGGCCACGCTTCCTGACCCACGGAGGAAATTAGGGGCTTTATCCATAAAATCTTTACTTCTCATCCTTAAAGGTTGTAGTCCTtctgagtagtctcactgacttcattaCAAACATAGAATGCCACAGAGGACAGGGGCCTGGCTAAATTCAAAGAAATGCAAAAGTTCAAAATGAACCATAAAATTACACTCTGTTCTTTTGTTGTTGGATTATCACTGACAGTCTTATCAGAAGAAGTATGTACATTATGGTGTTAGCCAAGtgcatatttaaatttaaaatctatTATTATCACTAAGGACTCAGTGGCATAAGACTGTGGATAAAGCCTGCCCTGTCATTCTGAGCCTGCCAGTTTTCACCTGTCTTTTTGTCTGATGCTCTCTCTCAAACTTCCTGCTGCCACTAAGTACTTCACTTTTCTTGTATAGAAGGGTAAAATGCACAGCCTCTTCAGGGGCTCCATTAACCCACAGAATTAACTGATGTTCAAACTGAAGCACAAGAATCAGCCTCTATAACCCCAGGTCTGACATATGCCAGTGCAATGTGTTGCTGCCTCAGCAATAGTTTGTTTTCtaatagtagggtgaccagacagcaagtgtgaaaaatcgtgatggggtgggggggtaataggagcctatataagaaaaagaccccaaaatcgggactgtccctataaaattgggacatctgatcatcCTATATAATAGTGTGCCGAGTATCAATCTCAGCCTGAGCTGCACTAGTGAGAAATGAAGCGGGCTCTCTCTGTTGAAACAAATGGATATACAATAGTATTTTATTCCTAGTTTATTGATCATTACTGACCTGCATCAAACCAAATGCATTGCCGTTATCACCCCAGCCAGCCTTTAGGAGAGTTCCAGCATGTGACTCTCGAGAGATAATACCAGCGATCACTGCTGGATctacacatttttttttgccagtgctCTTAATGATGGCTTTATATTTGTTCATATTATTTAAGTCCCTCTCAGCAATCTTTTCTGACGCAGGACGTCCTGTAATAAATGTAAAAGTAAAGATGTTTTCTTTAAGATTATTAAGTCAATGTGAGATTTCAAAAGCTGAGAGCTCTGTTCTGCCATCTGAGAGCCTTTGTGAGAGTTGTGTGCGTTGTGAAAGcaaagcaaaattattttttgCCTTGTGTAATTAATGTGTAAAAGGTGGTTTAATTCCTATTTCTTTAGGTCCTAAAATGAAGGTGAATGGGCTTGGGAGGAGTTGGAGTGGGGAGCATGCTCAGCCTCTGAAGagaaaagcctggtctacactaggcgtttaaatcggttttaggagcgtaaaaccgatttaacgccacaaccgtccacactaggaggcaccttatatcgattttaatggctctttaaaccggtttctgtactcgtCCCTAACGAGAGGattagcgctagtatcggtattaccatatcggattagggttagtgtggccgctgatcgacggtattggcctccgggcggtatcccacagtgcaccactgaccgctctggacagcaatctgaactcggatgcagtggccaggtagacaggaaaagccccgcgaacttttgaatatttcctgtttgcccagcatggagctccaatcagcacgtgtggcgatgcagttaaaaatcaaaataaagaaggagcccccgcatggaccatgcggacgtgatcactgtaagggcaggcaaatctgttctatcagcgctccgttacagaagacgaaattcaaaatcatttttttaaaatctccagacagacgccatagcaggggctcagcgcactgctgcgtgacaagcataacggaaagccaaagaatcaaatggacgctaatggactggaggactcaagctatcccacagttcctgcagtctccgaaaagcatttgcattcttggctgagctccaaatgcttctagggtcaaacaccgtgtccgcggtgggtcagggcatagctcggcaatttacgcacccccccacccacccccagaagtgaaagggaaaacaatcctctcttgactcttttacatgtcaccctatctttactgaatgctgcagataaacgcgatgctgcagccgtcaacactaacatcctcactcccccccccgccatgggtggctgatggtgcaatacgactgatacccgtcctcgtcatcagtctattggcacatggggcagtgcaaaagggctggtaaccatgccgactagcatcagtgaggtcaatcaagggcgcctggccctaatttttccttgtagatggtgcagtatggctggtaaccatcctcataatagcaacagggggctgagctccatcagcccccacccttcattgtaaagaaaagattcaattgcccctggactagcagagggatgctgggctcctcttctccacactccttactgtcctgtctggactatcatagcagctggaagctgccttccactcatttctcactaacaagtcactgtgtcttattcctgcattctttattaattcatcacacaagtgggggtgcaatgctatggtagcccaggaaggctgggggaagaacggaatcaacaggtggggttgttgcaggagcaccccctgtgaatagcatacagctcataatttctgtgggatctgacacagagcagctgtgctctctggctctatgatacagtggttctctagtacacttgcccatattctaggcaggactgattctatttttagataccaaaaaggagggattgactcagggagtcattcccaattttggcttttgcgcccctggctgatcggccagggccacttatgacagcagcaaatggcacagtgcaaaaggactggtaaccatgaccatcttattaccaatttatggtatggtagatggtgcagtatggctagtaaccatctctgctatcatgcaaaagcaaaagcatgcttctgtgtagcgctgctgaatcgcctctgtgagcggcatctattacacatacggtgacagtcacaaaaggcaaaacaggctcaatgattgccatgatatggcatctgccagggcaatccagggaaaaaagccgcgaaatgcttgtctgccgttgctttcccagaggaaggagtgactgacgacatttacccagaaccacccgcgacaatgatttttgccccatcaggcactgggatctcaacccggaagttccaaggggcgggagaggctgcgggaactatgggatagctacggaatagctacccacagtgcaacgctccagaaatcgacactagcctcgaaccatggacgcacaccaccgatttaatgtgtttagtgtggccgcgcgcactcgatttaataaaatctgttttacaaaaccggtttatgcaaattcggaatagtcccgtagtgtagacgtacccaaactGACAGCAACCTGTCGGTGTCTGGACGATGCAGGAGTGATGTTAAGAGGAGCTGAGAGGAGTCACATCTACCCCTCTGTGGCCAGAAGAACAGGACTGTAATATGGGGCTTCAAAGTTGAGAGGGGGATTCAAAATGATGGGATTCTTAGGGACAGACTTATGTAGAAGGGGACAACTGCAATTTGAGACAGTCGTTCCCAATAGTTGCACTTTCGCCTTATTTTCTTTTGGAGTCTCAGCACCATTTCATGTTACATGAGGAGGGAATCTAAATCCTACCCACAATAGAAGAGTTTGGCATTAAGTCCAATTTTATTTGTAGAGTAAAAGAATAGGGAGCGCCTTTGATTTTCCCGACAGTACCAGATAAACTGTTGATCTGATGTGCAAGTAGCTGGTGTGGCATAATGAGGACTAACCAAGAGAATGGGATCAGGAATTTATCAGTACcactctcagctctgccactgatttgctcaatagccttgggaaagtcacttgggTCAAACTTTAAAAAGTGACTGTTAATTTTGGATACTTTAATCAGAGataccttgggcctgattttcagagaatcTGAACATTCACAGCTCCTGATAAGTTTAATTAGAGGTGCTTGTGTGAACACTTCTGATAATTAGGCCCTAAATGTCTGAAGCTGGACACCTAAAGAATCAAGCCACATGTGTAAACATTGATTTTTTAATTTCTGGACCATATCATCCCAAGGTTTTATTAAGTCTTCCTCTCTGTCTTAGTTTCGTAGTGAAATGAGGAGAATAATACTAGCCAATCAGAATGTTGTTGTGATGCTTAATCAATTAATGCTTGTAAAGTCCTTTGAAGGTGTAAAGTACTATGGATCATTGTGATGAATCTGAAATACAGCAACAAAGCAGCAGAATTATACTCACCACAGTAATCTAAACCTTCTTGTCCTGCAGTTTTACAGGAAGCCCCAGTGGTATCAATGTTGTTTATGTTACCAAAGCATCCAGTCTGACTCTCAGAAGTACCTGAAAAATTAAATGCAGATATTTTACAGTAAGCACCTATTGTGAACATAAGTAAAGCTAAGAGAATTTGAAGTCATCAACCAGACTCTGGTCCACTTTGAGATGGGGTACATTCCATTGTGGGTTGTTTTGGAAAAAGATCTTGTGGAGAGGAGGACTTGCTTGCCAGAAGACACTGCCTCAGTTGAGGAGGAAGGCCTGTGCAGAGATGTCTCTTTCACTGGTCTCTAAAAGAGGCCAGACATGAAAGTGTCCTGATCGCTATACCCCAGTGCTCCTCACTGAGAACACCTGATTCTCACTCCTTGCAAGAGTCATCCTTGGTACTGAAAGCTGCATTGTCGAATATAGTTTATGTATATTTCATTTGCTATTGCACCAAACTCATCCTTCCATGTCCATAATTAGGTTTTGTAGGAGTAGTCAGAAAAATGCCTTAGTCTCTTATATCTCCCCATCCCTACAATCATCTCTTTACACTGTTGCTTTGGCAGTGAGCTTAGTGAAATAGACATGGACCTCAAACTCACCAAAAAGGGCAGCAAGGCCCAGAATCATCAGCGTTAGTTGCATGGGGACGGTTCTTCTCAAGCACCCAAGAGAGTCGGAAAATAAATCCAGGTCTGCAGAGAAACCAAAATATCTAAATGTACAGTACCACTGTGAAGAAATACAAAGAAATGATGGGGACTTTCTTCACTGAATGTGCAAATACTGAGATAGAAGGGAATTTTGTGTATTAGTGTAGAAATACTGGGACTGAGGGCACAATAATAACTCTGCCTCTCTTTGACATAGCACACAAATAAGGTCCTTTCAGTGTAGAAAAAAATCTGAGAGAATCAACACAGCAAGTTGTAATAATTTAATTTTGATCATAATGTGCCTCTGTAGCATCTTACTAGCTTACTTCAAAATACAAACCCCAATAATATTTGATCTGGAATTAGTAACATTCATAGTGTTTAAGGTGACCTGTTGCTGCTACAAATGCACCTTTATTCTATGCCAGGGTCCCCTACACCCACTGTGCAGTTGATTGCTAATTGTTATTGTTATTTCTACGAGCAGAGCACAGGAGATTATCACCTCCAACGTTTTTAGCAGCTCCAGGGCTCTGGTTTTCTCTAAAGTAATCTATAACCAACACACGCCTCATCTCTTCTATTCACTGTACAGCAGGGACACAGTAATAAccactaagggtatatctacactatgagctaggggtgtgattcccagcttgcatagacATTCTCTTGCTAGGTCTCATCACGTAAATGCTCTCAACATAATGATGTAGCTGCAGGAGCACAGTCAGCGGCGAGTGGCGGTATGGGCTAGCTGTGCTAAGTACATACCCATGGAGTTCAGGCAAGTTTTTACTCGGCACAGCTAGCCCATGTGGCTGCTTGCCACTGTCCATGTTCCCATGACTACACAACTGATTTTAGTGCCCTAGAGCGAAAAGAGTGAGGGATTATATCTATGTGAGCTGAGACTCACActcctagctcatagtgtagacgttACCTAAAGGACAAATCCTGGAGTCTTTACTCAAGTAGAGTAAACATATTTGGTCTTTCATTACTACCCAGAGGATTTTCTAATGAACAGAATTCAGAATAGCTCCCACTCTGAATTAGCTTAATGTTTTACTCACCTGTCTTCAGCTTCCCTTCTCCTAGAAGATGGATGTTTTGAGGAGCTTTATATACACTAGACAGTACTTCCCTGTTTACTCAGCATGTTCTTCTGGTATCAGATGTGATCAAATTTACTGTCAAGTTTCGTAATGAAAACAAACTCCAGTGTGTGCCCTTGTGGGAGTTGGCATGAGGGC
Proteins encoded:
- the LOC123363983 gene encoding lysozyme g-like isoform X1, which codes for MDLDLFSDSLGCLRRTVPMQLTLMILGLAALFGTSESQTGCFGNINNIDTTGASCKTAGQEGLDYCGRPASEKIAERDLNNMNKYKAIIKSTGKKKCVDPAVIAGIISRESHAGTLLKAGWGDNGNAFGLMQVDKNHHSIVGQWNGEDHLLDATQILIDMIKGIQKKFPRWTKEQQLKGGISAYNGGLGNVRSYVNMDRGTPGDDYGNDVVERAKFYKRNGY
- the LOC123363983 gene encoding lysozyme g-like isoform X2; the encoded protein is MQLTLMILGLAALFGTSESQTGCFGNINNIDTTGASCKTAGQEGLDYCGRPASEKIAERDLNNMNKYKAIIKSTGKKKCVDPAVIAGIISRESHAGTLLKAGWGDNGNAFGLMQVDKNHHSIVGQWNGEDHLLDATQILIDMIKGIQKKFPRWTKEQQLKGGISAYNGGLGNVRSYVNMDRGTPGDDYGNDVVERAKFYKRNGY